In Sphingomonas sp. PAMC26645, one DNA window encodes the following:
- a CDS encoding peptidase S10, whose translation MARSTKFAALLLLALSTTAVAQDAPKKDKSETNADRMKAEAEADYANAPIAEQEVKSKGRVTVGGKSLGYTATVGTLTLRDTEGKPTASLFYTGYTLDGVKPGTKRPVTFFYNGGPGSPSFWLHMGSFAPVRLRTANPEYIKPAPYDFGPNPDTLLDKTDMVFIDAVGTGYSRPLGDTKPSAFYGVDEDADAFAKGILRYATKYGRWNSPKFLFGESYGTTRSGALAYQLQDRGMALNGVVLLSSIMNYGYRQPGLDEIYLNYLPSYAASAWYHNRLQNRPADVATTVAEARAFATGPYAAALSKGQTISDAERDAVANRMSQLIGISPDFIKRANLRIDLARFQKELLRDQRLTLGRFDSRYTGVDSDAAGERPEADASDTAIAGAFIATFNDYVTHTLGYKTEMPYRLSARDAPGWTWNWKHDAPGRGGQSQNNPNTAVDLAAAMRENPYLNVLSMNGYYDMATPFFGTENDLGHMMLDPSRQRNLAFRYYPAGHMTYLNPEALHQMKADLARWYDQAIGEARSATPPGGASVSGAGDSGQVPN comes from the coding sequence GTGGCCCGTTCGACCAAGTTCGCCGCTCTGTTGCTGCTCGCGCTTTCCACCACCGCCGTCGCGCAGGACGCGCCGAAGAAGGACAAGTCCGAGACCAACGCCGACCGGATGAAGGCCGAGGCGGAGGCGGACTACGCCAACGCTCCCATCGCCGAGCAGGAGGTCAAGTCGAAGGGGCGCGTCACCGTCGGCGGCAAGTCGCTCGGCTATACCGCGACTGTCGGCACGCTGACGCTGCGCGATACCGAGGGCAAGCCGACCGCCAGCCTGTTCTACACCGGCTACACGCTCGACGGCGTGAAGCCCGGCACCAAACGCCCAGTGACGTTCTTCTACAATGGTGGGCCGGGCTCACCCAGTTTCTGGCTGCACATGGGCTCGTTCGCGCCGGTTCGGCTGCGCACGGCCAACCCCGAATACATCAAGCCCGCGCCGTACGATTTTGGTCCCAATCCCGACACGTTGCTCGACAAGACCGACATGGTGTTCATCGACGCAGTCGGCACCGGGTATTCGCGGCCGCTCGGCGATACCAAGCCCTCCGCGTTCTACGGCGTTGACGAGGATGCCGACGCGTTCGCCAAGGGCATCCTGCGCTACGCTACCAAGTACGGTCGCTGGAACAGCCCGAAGTTCCTGTTCGGCGAAAGCTACGGCACCACGCGCTCGGGTGCGCTCGCATACCAGTTGCAGGATCGCGGGATGGCGCTCAACGGCGTCGTGCTGCTGTCGTCGATCATGAATTATGGATACAGGCAGCCTGGGCTCGACGAGATCTACCTCAACTATCTGCCGAGCTATGCGGCGAGCGCGTGGTACCATAACCGCCTCCAGAACCGCCCTGCCGACGTCGCCACCACGGTCGCCGAAGCGCGTGCATTCGCGACCGGGCCGTACGCGGCGGCGCTGTCGAAGGGGCAGACGATCTCGGATGCGGAGCGCGATGCGGTCGCCAACCGGATGAGCCAGCTGATCGGCATCTCGCCCGACTTCATCAAGCGCGCCAACCTGCGCATCGATCTCGCCCGCTTCCAGAAGGAACTGTTGCGCGATCAGCGGCTGACGCTCGGCCGGTTCGACTCGCGCTACACCGGCGTCGACAGCGATGCGGCGGGCGAGCGGCCCGAGGCCGATGCGTCGGACACCGCGATCGCCGGCGCGTTCATCGCCACGTTCAACGATTACGTGACGCACACGCTCGGCTACAAGACCGAGATGCCGTACCGCCTCAGCGCGCGTGACGCGCCCGGCTGGACGTGGAACTGGAAGCACGATGCGCCGGGTCGTGGCGGCCAGTCGCAGAACAACCCGAATACCGCGGTCGACCTCGCCGCGGCGATGCGTGAGAATCCGTATCTCAACGTGCTGTCGATGAACGGCTATTACGACATGGCGACGCCATTCTTCGGGACGGAGAACGATCTCGGGCACATGATGCTCGACCCGTCACGGCAGCGGAACCTGGCGTTTCGCTATTATCCCGCGGGGCACATGACGTATCTCAACCCCGAGGCGCTGCACCAGATGAAGGCGGACCTGGCGCGCTGGTATGATCAGGCGATCGGCGAGGCGCGTAGCGCAACGCCACCGGGTGGCGCGAGCGTGTCGGGGGCGGGGGACTCGGGGCAGGTTCCGAACTGA
- a CDS encoding ligase-associated DNA damage response DEXH box helicase — protein MTMMREQAVSDLPPPLENWFATRGWRPRRHQLEMLAEGRAGHHALLVAATGAGKTLAGFLPTLAELIEAPTNGLHTLYVSPLKALAVDVQRNLLTPIDEMGVDIRVETRTGDTPSDRKARQRVKPPQILLTTPESLSLLLSYPDSITMFENLRTIVVDEVHAFATGKRGDLLSLCMARLQTISPGMRRVALSATVADADGYRAWLAPDGDIDQVAMIRGEAGADPNIAILLPEGRVPWSGHSGRYAAAQVMAEIEAHETSIVFCNTRSLAELIFQDLWKVNSGNLPIGVHHGSLAKEARRKVENAMAEGKLRALVATSSLDLGVDWGNVDCVIQMGAPKGSSRLLQRIGRANHRLDESSQAIVVPGNRFEYLEARAALDAVEAGELDADIFRVGALDVLAQHVMACACAAPFREADLLDEIRSALPYSALPTETFERVLHFISDGGYSLKAYDRFKRLTKDADGTWRVSHPKFIGQHRLNAGIIVEATMLNVRFGNGRVLGRVEEAFAAQLSHGDTFFFAGLSLEVMKIDLEDLVVRATSKPARIPTYGGSRMPLSTNLADRVRGFLAHPGDWARFPDDVREWLEMQAYRSVMPEPGQLLVETFPREGRHYMVAYSFEGWNAHQSLGMLITRRMETQGLKPLGFVANDYALAVYGLEKITDPASLFSADILEHEFVEWVQQSHLLKRAFREVAVIGGLVERQHPGKRKTGKQVTFSTDLIYDVLRKYEPTHLLLEAAWADARARMTDVGRLASLLDRAAATMVHVDLERVTPLAVPVLTLIGREKISTNSSDDALLIEAEAMIADAMRPD, from the coding sequence ATGACGATGATGCGTGAACAGGCCGTGAGCGACCTCCCCCCTCCCCTCGAAAACTGGTTCGCGACGCGCGGGTGGCGGCCGCGGCGGCATCAGCTGGAGATGCTGGCGGAAGGCCGTGCTGGGCATCACGCACTGCTGGTGGCGGCGACCGGGGCGGGGAAGACGCTCGCGGGGTTCCTGCCGACGCTCGCCGAGCTGATCGAGGCGCCGACCAACGGGCTCCACACGCTGTACGTCTCGCCGCTGAAGGCGCTTGCGGTCGACGTGCAGCGCAACCTGCTGACGCCGATCGACGAGATGGGCGTCGATATTCGCGTCGAAACGCGGACCGGCGATACGCCGTCGGACCGCAAGGCGCGGCAACGGGTCAAGCCACCGCAGATCCTGCTGACGACCCCAGAGTCCCTGTCGCTCTTGCTGAGCTATCCCGACAGCATCACGATGTTCGAGAACCTCCGCACGATCGTCGTCGACGAGGTGCACGCGTTCGCGACCGGCAAGCGCGGCGACCTGTTGTCGCTGTGCATGGCGCGGTTGCAGACGATCTCGCCGGGGATGCGCCGCGTTGCGCTGTCGGCGACGGTCGCGGATGCGGACGGCTACCGCGCGTGGCTCGCGCCCGACGGCGACATCGACCAGGTCGCGATGATCCGCGGCGAGGCGGGCGCCGATCCCAACATCGCGATCCTGCTGCCCGAGGGCCGCGTGCCATGGTCGGGACATTCGGGCCGCTATGCCGCCGCGCAGGTGATGGCGGAGATCGAGGCGCACGAGACCTCGATCGTGTTCTGCAACACGCGCAGCTTGGCTGAGCTCATCTTCCAGGATCTTTGGAAGGTGAACTCGGGCAACCTCCCGATCGGCGTCCACCACGGCAGCCTCGCCAAGGAGGCGCGGCGAAAAGTCGAGAACGCGATGGCCGAGGGCAAACTCCGCGCGCTGGTCGCGACGTCCAGCCTCGATCTTGGGGTCGACTGGGGCAATGTCGATTGCGTGATCCAGATGGGCGCGCCGAAGGGATCGTCGCGACTGTTGCAGCGGATCGGGCGCGCCAACCACCGGCTCGACGAATCGTCGCAGGCGATCGTCGTGCCGGGAAACCGCTTCGAATATCTGGAGGCGCGCGCGGCGCTCGACGCGGTCGAGGCGGGCGAGCTCGATGCGGATATCTTCCGCGTCGGTGCGCTCGACGTGCTGGCGCAGCACGTGATGGCGTGCGCATGCGCGGCGCCGTTTCGCGAGGCGGATCTGCTCGACGAGATCCGCTCGGCGCTCCCCTATTCCGCGCTACCGACCGAGACGTTCGAACGGGTGCTGCACTTCATCAGCGACGGCGGCTATTCGCTGAAGGCGTATGACCGGTTCAAGCGGCTCACGAAGGATGCGGACGGGACGTGGCGGGTCAGCCATCCGAAATTCATCGGCCAGCATCGGCTGAACGCGGGCATCATCGTCGAGGCGACGATGCTCAACGTGCGGTTCGGCAATGGCCGCGTGCTCGGCCGCGTCGAGGAGGCATTCGCGGCGCAGTTGAGCCACGGCGATACGTTCTTCTTCGCAGGGCTCAGCCTCGAGGTGATGAAGATCGACCTCGAGGACCTAGTCGTGCGCGCGACATCGAAACCCGCGCGGATTCCGACCTATGGCGGCAGCCGGATGCCGCTGTCGACCAACCTTGCCGACCGCGTTCGCGGGTTCCTCGCGCATCCCGGCGACTGGGCGCGCTTCCCCGACGACGTGCGCGAATGGCTGGAGATGCAGGCGTATCGCTCGGTCATGCCCGAGCCCGGCCAGCTGCTGGTCGAGACGTTCCCGCGCGAGGGGCGGCACTACATGGTCGCGTACAGTTTCGAGGGGTGGAACGCACACCAGTCGCTCGGCATGCTGATCACGCGGCGGATGGAGACGCAGGGGCTGAAACCGCTCGGCTTCGTCGCCAATGATTATGCGCTGGCGGTGTACGGGCTGGAGAAGATCACCGACCCGGCGTCGCTGTTCTCGGCGGATATCCTCGAGCATGAGTTCGTCGAATGGGTGCAGCAATCGCATCTGCTCAAACGCGCGTTCCGCGAGGTCGCGGTGATCGGCGGGCTGGTCGAGCGGCAGCATCCGGGCAAGCGCAAGACCGGTAAACAGGTGACGTTCTCGACCGACCTGATCTACGACGTGCTGCGCAAATACGAGCCGACGCATCTGCTGCTGGAAGCGGCGTGGGCGGATGCGCGCGCGCGGATGACCGATGTCGGGCGTTTGGCGTCGCTGCTCGACCGTGCGGCGGCGACGATGGTGCATGTCGATCTGGAGCGGGTCACGCCGCTCGCGGTGCCGGTGCTGACGCTGATCGGGCGCGAGAAGATCTCGACGAACAGTTCGGACGACGCGTTGTTGATCGAGGCGGAGGCGATGATCGCGGATGCTATGCGGCCGGATTGA
- a CDS encoding M20/M25/M40 family metallo-hydrolase — MRATGWLLTAAILTTPVTTALSAQAQSRPDQKAFLGLYKELVETNTTLSAGSCTQAAAQIGARLKTAGYADADITYFSVPEHPKDGGLVAVLKGSDASIKPMLLLAHLDVVEAKREDWVRDPFKLIEEGGYYYARGTVDDKAQAAIWSDAMIRFKTSEYKPKRTIKLALTCGEETTFAWNGAQYLAKSRPDLIAAEFALNEGGGGRIDDNGKRQLLAIQVGEKAAQNYTFLATNPGGHSSQPIPENAIYELADAVKAVQGYEFPVKFTDTTKAFFAASAKAMPGEMGDAITKLLANPEDKAADAIVSRDKAMHSTLRTTCVATLLNAGHAENALPQRATANINCRIFPGETVEGTLAKLKELAGAKVTVTANQPVRPTAIPPTLDPKIMGPVTKVAAKHFPGLPILPLMSTGATDGIFFEAIGIPVYGAPGVFIDKDMGGIHGLNERIRVNSLYDGRDYLFDLVKAFAG; from the coding sequence ATGCGCGCAACTGGCTGGCTACTCACGGCGGCAATCCTGACGACCCCCGTGACAACGGCGCTTTCCGCACAGGCGCAGTCGCGGCCCGACCAGAAGGCGTTCCTCGGGCTCTACAAAGAGCTGGTCGAGACCAACACGACTCTGTCCGCGGGCAGTTGCACGCAGGCCGCGGCACAGATCGGGGCGCGTCTGAAGACCGCGGGCTATGCCGATGCCGACATAACCTATTTCTCGGTGCCCGAGCACCCGAAGGACGGCGGGCTGGTCGCGGTGCTGAAGGGGTCGGACGCGTCGATCAAGCCGATGCTGCTGCTCGCGCATCTCGACGTGGTCGAGGCCAAGCGCGAGGATTGGGTGCGCGATCCGTTCAAGCTGATCGAGGAAGGCGGCTATTACTACGCGCGCGGCACCGTCGACGACAAGGCTCAGGCGGCGATCTGGTCCGACGCAATGATCCGCTTCAAGACGAGCGAGTACAAGCCGAAGCGGACGATCAAGCTGGCGCTGACCTGCGGCGAGGAGACGACCTTCGCGTGGAACGGCGCGCAGTATCTGGCGAAGTCGAGGCCCGACCTGATCGCGGCGGAGTTCGCGTTGAACGAGGGCGGCGGCGGGCGGATCGACGACAATGGCAAGCGCCAGCTGCTGGCGATCCAGGTCGGCGAGAAGGCGGCGCAGAACTACACGTTCCTCGCCACCAACCCGGGCGGGCACAGCTCGCAGCCGATCCCCGAGAACGCGATCTACGAGCTCGCCGATGCGGTGAAGGCCGTCCAGGGCTACGAGTTCCCAGTGAAGTTCACCGACACGACCAAGGCGTTCTTCGCGGCCAGCGCGAAGGCGATGCCGGGCGAAATGGGGGATGCGATCACGAAGCTGCTCGCCAATCCGGAGGACAAGGCGGCGGATGCGATCGTCAGTCGCGACAAGGCGATGCACTCCACGTTGCGCACGACCTGCGTGGCGACGTTGCTGAACGCGGGTCACGCGGAGAACGCGTTGCCGCAGCGCGCGACCGCGAACATCAACTGCCGGATCTTTCCGGGCGAGACGGTGGAGGGAACGCTCGCCAAGCTGAAGGAACTGGCGGGGGCGAAGGTGACGGTGACGGCGAACCAGCCGGTGCGGCCCACCGCGATCCCGCCGACGCTCGACCCGAAGATCATGGGGCCGGTGACCAAGGTGGCGGCGAAGCACTTCCCCGGCCTGCCGATTCTCCCACTGATGTCGACCGGGGCGACCGACGGCATCTTCTTCGAGGCGATCGGGATCCCGGTCTACGGCGCGCCGGGCGTCTTCATCGACAAGGACATGGGCGGCATCCACGGCCTCAACGAGCGAATTCGTGTGAATTCCCTGTATGACGGCCGCGACTACCTCTTCGATCTGGTGAAGGCGTTTGCTGGGTGA
- a CDS encoding aspartyl protease family protein, producing MTVPVTIAGAGPFAFVVDTGAQRTVIARELAATLGLAPGRIVRVTGMTGSSAIGTVVIPSLKVSVIGSAAIEAPAISAINLGARGLLGIDALQAHAVGIDFDTNTMTVTPSRKRQSRERAGPDEIVIRARSLFGQLVVTDAYCNGIRIRVILDTGTSVSMANAALRRKVTRKGLGSAGASQPVSLTGVTGETVIADYTTIDRVTIGSLTLGDLPVAFTAVDAPPFRLFGLAERPAMLLGMDVLQLFRRVDIDFANREVRLTLPRETRRRGELRR from the coding sequence ATGACGGTGCCGGTCACGATCGCCGGCGCAGGACCGTTCGCGTTCGTCGTCGATACTGGCGCCCAACGGACCGTCATCGCGCGCGAACTCGCAGCAACGCTAGGCTTGGCGCCGGGGCGCATCGTCCGCGTGACCGGCATGACCGGATCGAGCGCCATCGGCACCGTCGTCATCCCCTCGCTGAAGGTCAGCGTGATCGGCAGCGCGGCGATCGAGGCGCCGGCGATCAGCGCGATCAATCTCGGCGCGCGCGGGCTGCTCGGAATCGATGCGTTGCAGGCCCACGCGGTAGGAATCGACTTCGACACCAACACGATGACCGTCACACCCTCGCGCAAACGGCAGAGCCGCGAGCGCGCCGGGCCCGACGAGATCGTCATCCGGGCGCGCAGCCTGTTCGGGCAGCTCGTCGTCACCGACGCCTATTGCAACGGCATCCGCATCCGCGTGATCCTCGACACCGGCACCTCGGTCAGCATGGCCAATGCCGCGCTCCGCCGGAAGGTGACGCGCAAGGGGCTGGGCAGCGCGGGGGCGTCGCAGCCCGTGTCGCTGACCGGGGTCACTGGCGAGACCGTGATCGCCGACTATACGACGATCGACCGCGTCACGATCGGCAGCCTGACGCTTGGCGACCTGCCCGTGGCGTTCACCGCAGTCGACGCACCGCCTTTCCGCCTGTTCGGCCTTGCCGAGCGGCCCGCGATGCTGCTCGGGATGGACGTGCTGCAACTGTTCCGCCGCGTCGACATCGACTTTGCCAACCGCGAGGTACGGCTCACCTTGCCGCGCGAGACGCGCCGTCGTGGCGAGCTGCGCCGCTGA
- a CDS encoding ligase-associated DNA damage response exonuclease, which yields MAKLGDWLEPHPHGILVKPIDAWIDPSIPTAKALVTHGHADHARGGHEAVWATPETLAIMDARYGPQAGNPVAYGETIRMGEVDIGFVPAGHVLGSAQIVLDYRGERIVVSGDYKRRSDPTCTPFEPVKCDVFITEATFGLPVFRHPDTGDEIDKLIAALHANPDRCVVVGAYALGKAQRVIAELRERGHEAPIYIHGALQRLCDLYAEHGVRLGELLPVADAKKADMAGHVVMCPPGALNDRWSRRLPDPITAMASGWMRVRGRARQKNVELPLILSDHADWDELIATLTEIAPREVWVTHGREDALVHWCMTRQIKARALALVGFEDEDD from the coding sequence ATGGCAAAACTCGGCGACTGGCTCGAACCGCATCCGCACGGCATCCTCGTCAAGCCGATCGACGCGTGGATCGACCCCTCGATCCCCACAGCCAAGGCACTCGTTACGCACGGCCATGCCGATCATGCCCGCGGTGGCCACGAGGCCGTTTGGGCCACGCCTGAGACGCTCGCGATCATGGATGCGCGCTATGGCCCGCAAGCCGGCAACCCGGTCGCATATGGCGAGACGATCCGCATGGGAGAGGTGGACATCGGCTTCGTGCCTGCCGGTCACGTCCTCGGCTCCGCACAGATCGTGCTCGACTATCGCGGCGAACGGATCGTCGTCTCGGGCGATTACAAACGCCGCTCGGACCCGACCTGCACCCCGTTCGAACCCGTCAAATGCGACGTCTTCATCACCGAAGCCACGTTCGGCCTGCCGGTTTTCCGCCACCCCGACACCGGCGACGAGATCGACAAGCTGATCGCCGCCCTCCACGCCAACCCCGATCGCTGCGTCGTCGTCGGCGCCTACGCGCTCGGCAAGGCGCAACGCGTGATCGCCGAACTCCGCGAACGCGGGCATGAAGCGCCGATCTACATCCACGGCGCGTTGCAACGTCTCTGCGACCTGTATGCCGAGCACGGCGTCAGGCTCGGCGAACTCCTCCCTGTCGCCGATGCGAAGAAGGCGGACATGGCGGGGCATGTCGTGATGTGCCCGCCCGGCGCGCTCAACGATCGCTGGTCGCGGCGGCTGCCCGATCCGATCACCGCGATGGCCAGCGGCTGGATGCGTGTCCGGGGCCGTGCGCGCCAGAAGAACGTCGAACTGCCGCTGATCCTCAGCGATCATGCCGACTGGGACGAACTGATCGCTACGCTCACCGAGATCGCGCCCCGCGAGGTATGGGTCACGCACGGCCGCGAGGACGCGCTGGTCCACTGGTGCATGACCCGCCAGATCAAGGCACGCGCGCTCGCGCTGGTGGGGTTCGAGGACGAGGACGACTGA
- the pdeM gene encoding ligase-associated DNA damage response endonuclease PdeM translates to MVPFSFGGHALLALAQGALFWPERRALLVADLHFEKASWFAKRGQMLPPYDSIATLADLTTLVAATGAREVWCLGDSFHDSDGCERLPQRAQDMLRAMTDGTRWTWITGNHDPAILDRCGGEVVDEVVVDGLVLRHEADRAETRPELSGHFHPKLRLRVRGKQVARRCFVATSTKLILPAFGSLTGGLDVDHPEIVRAVGVGAEAMVPVADRMLRFPVAA, encoded by the coding sequence ATGGTTCCCTTTTCGTTCGGCGGGCATGCGCTTCTGGCGTTGGCGCAAGGCGCGCTGTTCTGGCCGGAGCGGCGTGCGCTGCTGGTCGCCGACCTGCATTTCGAGAAGGCGAGCTGGTTCGCCAAGCGCGGCCAGATGCTGCCGCCGTATGATTCGATCGCGACTCTGGCCGATCTGACCACGCTGGTCGCGGCAACGGGCGCGCGCGAAGTCTGGTGCCTCGGCGACAGCTTCCACGATAGCGACGGGTGCGAGCGGCTGCCGCAGCGCGCGCAGGACATGCTGCGGGCGATGACCGACGGGACGCGGTGGACGTGGATCACGGGCAATCACGATCCGGCGATCCTCGATCGGTGTGGCGGGGAGGTGGTAGACGAGGTGGTCGTCGATGGACTGGTGCTGCGGCATGAAGCGGACCGGGCAGAGACGCGGCCGGAGCTGTCGGGGCATTTCCATCCGAAGCTTCGGTTGCGCGTGCGGGGGAAGCAGGTGGCGCGGCGGTGTTTCGTGGCGACGTCGACGAAACTGATCCTGCCGGCGTTCGGGTCGCTGACGGGCGGGCTGGACGTGGACCATCCGGAGATCGTGCGTGCGGTTGGGGTTGGGGCCGAGGCGATGGTGCCGGTGGCGGACCGGATGCTGCGGTTTCCGGTTGCGGCCTAA
- the lepB gene encoding signal peptidase I, giving the protein MAQFALAALVTFGLGHIPISGYGVAVAALVLVIALLGAVYVVPIMLTWRKSRLRGPKPWWSRWYALALIVVVVLGLWERVPPMMHHFYKPFFAPSDSMAPTIGSGDKFVVDMRWHGPPKRGDVIVFQAADSVRVSRIAAIAGDRIAMRAGLPIVNGVPVAQHTEGRVMVDDIEGRHPATILTERLLGERSSHRILDTDASLFDDASEVTVPPGHLFVLGDNRDRSADSRVPLEQQGVGMVPTTTIIGRAMYLYWSSNRAKIGDRLDR; this is encoded by the coding sequence ATGGCGCAGTTCGCACTCGCCGCACTCGTGACGTTCGGGTTGGGGCACATTCCCATCTCAGGTTACGGTGTCGCGGTAGCGGCGCTGGTGCTGGTCATCGCGTTGCTTGGTGCCGTTTACGTCGTGCCGATCATGCTCACATGGCGCAAAAGCAGGCTTCGCGGCCCCAAACCTTGGTGGTCTCGCTGGTATGCGCTGGCGCTGATCGTCGTGGTCGTGCTGGGCCTTTGGGAACGCGTGCCGCCGATGATGCACCATTTCTACAAGCCGTTCTTCGCACCGTCCGACAGCATGGCGCCGACGATCGGCAGCGGTGACAAGTTCGTCGTCGACATGCGCTGGCATGGGCCACCGAAACGCGGCGACGTGATCGTCTTCCAGGCGGCCGACAGCGTCCGGGTCAGTCGGATCGCGGCGATCGCGGGCGACAGGATCGCGATGCGCGCTGGCCTGCCGATCGTGAATGGGGTCCCGGTCGCGCAGCACACCGAAGGCAGGGTGATGGTCGACGATATCGAAGGCCGACATCCTGCGACGATCCTGACGGAACGCCTGCTGGGCGAGCGATCCAGCCATCGCATATTGGACACGGATGCGTCGCTGTTCGACGACGCGAGCGAGGTCACCGTCCCGCCGGGCCATCTCTTCGTGCTCGGCGACAATCGCGATCGCTCCGCAGACAGTCGCGTGCCGCTCGAGCAACAGGGCGTCGGGATGGTGCCGACGACGACGATCATCGGCCGCGCTATGTACCTGTATTGGAGCAGCAATCGCGCGAAGATCGGCGATCGGCTCGACCGCTAG
- a CDS encoding potassium transporter Kup, with the protein MTSVAGTPQTAAVPETPGDLSAAHLHPHPALAALTVGAIGVVFGDIGTSPLYAFREALGQTSAGGIDPTEILGVLSLALWSLFLVVTVKYVIFLMRADNQGEGGVLALAALARRALGMRSRIAIVLGAAGASLFYGDAIITPALSVLSAMEGLRTIPSAAHIFNEGVVRALTIAILIGLFLIQSRGTAQVSKLFGPVCILWFVAIGALGIWHIADEPSIVRVFLPTYGISFLATHGVTGLFVLGAVFLTVTGAEALTADMGHFGKLPIRIGWFFLVFPALALNYLGQGAFALSRLEDAAARGVPFVNQDWFFLMAPESLRPALIILAGFATVIASQAVITGAFSLTQQAIQLGLLPRLRIRQTSAVFAGQIYLPAINWLLLIGVLVLVIQFKTSSAMAAAYGIAVTGTMVVTTLLAYIVVRHRWNWSRPLALAAILPFLTLDLIFFGANILRVIEGGWVPLVIAAAIGLIIFTWVRGKKIVSAFEKRQSIPLSDLASALEKRPPERVSGTAVFLTGNPHATPGALLHNLKHNKVLHERNLIVSIRTADRPFVEEASRAKVERVDDNFSIVVLTYGFMESPDVPRDLGVGNKTEQLGLDPMRTSFFIGRNTLKPDAEKGMPPWQDRIFLFLQRNASDPTDFLKIPPGKVLELGEQVTV; encoded by the coding sequence ATGACGTCCGTCGCCGGAACACCCCAAACTGCCGCTGTACCGGAAACGCCTGGCGATCTGTCAGCGGCGCATCTGCATCCGCACCCCGCACTCGCCGCGCTGACCGTCGGCGCGATCGGCGTGGTGTTCGGCGATATCGGCACCAGCCCGCTCTACGCGTTCCGCGAGGCACTCGGCCAGACGTCCGCAGGCGGCATTGATCCGACCGAAATCCTTGGCGTGCTGAGCCTCGCGCTCTGGTCGCTGTTCCTCGTCGTCACCGTCAAATACGTCATCTTCCTGATGCGCGCCGACAACCAAGGCGAGGGCGGGGTACTCGCGCTCGCTGCGCTCGCCCGTCGCGCGCTCGGCATGCGATCGCGGATCGCGATCGTGCTCGGCGCGGCGGGGGCGTCGCTGTTCTACGGCGATGCGATCATCACCCCGGCGCTGTCGGTGCTGTCCGCCATGGAAGGCCTGCGGACGATCCCCAGCGCCGCGCACATCTTCAACGAAGGCGTCGTCCGCGCGCTGACGATCGCCATCCTGATCGGGCTGTTCCTGATCCAGTCGCGCGGCACGGCGCAGGTATCGAAGCTGTTCGGCCCGGTCTGCATCCTCTGGTTCGTGGCGATCGGTGCGCTCGGCATCTGGCATATCGCCGACGAGCCCTCGATCGTCCGCGTGTTCCTGCCGACCTACGGCATCTCGTTCCTCGCCACGCACGGCGTCACCGGGCTGTTCGTGCTCGGCGCGGTGTTCCTGACCGTCACCGGCGCTGAGGCGCTGACCGCCGACATGGGCCATTTCGGCAAGCTGCCGATCCGCATCGGCTGGTTCTTCCTCGTCTTTCCGGCATTGGCGCTCAACTACCTGGGCCAGGGCGCGTTCGCCTTGTCGCGGCTAGAGGATGCGGCGGCGCGGGGCGTGCCGTTCGTCAACCAGGACTGGTTCTTCCTGATGGCGCCCGAGTCGCTGCGTCCGGCGCTGATCATCCTCGCCGGCTTCGCGACCGTCATCGCCAGCCAGGCGGTCATCACCGGCGCGTTCTCGCTGACGCAGCAGGCGATTCAGCTCGGCCTGCTCCCGCGCCTGCGCATCCGCCAGACCTCGGCGGTGTTTGCCGGCCAGATTTACCTGCCCGCGATCAACTGGCTGTTGCTGATCGGCGTGCTGGTGCTCGTGATCCAGTTTAAGACGTCGTCGGCGATGGCCGCCGCGTACGGTATCGCGGTGACCGGCACGATGGTCGTCACCACCTTGCTCGCGTACATCGTCGTCCGGCACCGCTGGAACTGGTCGCGCCCGCTCGCGCTAGCGGCGATCCTGCCGTTCTTGACGCTCGACCTGATCTTCTTCGGCGCGAACATCCTGCGCGTGATCGAGGGTGGCTGGGTACCGCTGGTCATCGCCGCCGCGATCGGGCTGATCATCTTCACCTGGGTGCGTGGCAAGAAGATCGTCAGCGCGTTCGAAAAGCGCCAGAGCATCCCGCTAAGCGATCTGGCCTCGGCGCTGGAAAAGCGTCCGCCCGAGCGCGTGTCGGGGACGGCCGTGTTCCTGACCGGCAACCCGCACGCGACGCCGGGCGCGCTGCTGCATAACCTCAAGCACAACAAGGTGCTCCACGAGCGCAACCTGATCGTCAGCATCCGCACCGCGGATCGTCCATTCGTCGAGGAAGCGTCGCGCGCGAAGGTAGAACGCGTCGACGACAATTTCTCGATCGTCGTGCTGACCTACGGGTTCATGGAATCCCCCGACGTGCCCCGCGATCTCGGCGTCGGCAACAAGACCGAACAGCTCGGGCTCGACCCGATGCGCACCTCGTTCTTCATCGGCCGCAACACGCTGAAACCCGACGCGGAAAAGGGCATGCCGCCCTGGCAGGACCGGATATTCCTGTTCCTGCAACGCAACGCCAGCGATCCCACCGACTTCCTGAAAATCCCCCCCGGCAAGGTGCTAGAACTAGGCGAACAAGTCACCGTCTAA